The proteins below are encoded in one region of Clostridium pasteurianum DSM 525 = ATCC 6013:
- a CDS encoding ketopantoate reductase family protein, with the protein MVKIKKVSLIGLGAIGCAYGSKIYDMNPDSIKIIAGGERIKRYRENGFFINDKKYDFKYVTPEEKCEPADLILIAVKSNQLLEAMEDIKNHVGENTIILSLLNGITSEEIVGKKFGMDKMLYSLCVGIDGNRDKNNIKFSSCGNITFGEKKNVNYSERVKAVKDLFEEADIPYEIPEDMMHALWWKFMINVSINQSSAVLRAKYGAFQTNVEARNLMDSAMMEVIKLSEKVGVNLNNDDVKRWYEVLYSMNPDSRTSMLQDIESCRETEVEMFAGTICKLGEKYKVDTPVNRTLYSIIKVIEKKDN; encoded by the coding sequence ATGGTGAAGATAAAAAAGGTATCATTAATAGGCTTAGGAGCTATTGGTTGTGCTTATGGAAGTAAAATATATGACATGAATCCCGACTCAATAAAAATTATAGCTGGCGGTGAAAGGATAAAAAGGTATAGAGAAAATGGATTTTTTATCAATGATAAAAAATATGATTTTAAATATGTAACTCCAGAAGAAAAATGTGAGCCGGCAGATTTGATTTTAATAGCTGTAAAATCAAATCAGTTGTTAGAAGCTATGGAAGATATCAAAAATCACGTGGGAGAGAATACCATTATATTATCTTTATTAAATGGAATTACCAGCGAAGAAATAGTCGGTAAAAAGTTTGGAATGGATAAAATGCTTTATTCCCTATGTGTTGGTATTGATGGCAATCGTGATAAAAATAATATTAAATTTTCCAGCTGTGGAAATATAACTTTTGGAGAAAAAAAGAATGTTAATTATTCAGAAAGAGTAAAAGCGGTAAAGGATCTTTTTGAAGAGGCTGATATACCCTATGAAATTCCAGAAGATATGATGCATGCTCTATGGTGGAAGTTTATGATTAATGTCAGTATAAATCAATCTTCGGCAGTGTTAAGAGCTAAATATGGTGCTTTTCAGACTAATGTTGAAGCAAGAAATCTTATGGATTCAGCTATGATGGAAGTAATAAAGTTATCCGAAAAAGTGGGTGTAAATTTAAATAATGATGATGTAAAAAGATGGTATGAAGTGTTGTATAGCATGAATCCTGATAGCAGAACTTCAATGCTCCAGGACATCGAAAGCTGCAGAGAAACAGAGGTAGAGATGTTTGCAGGTACAATATGTAAGTTGGGAGAAAAATATAAGGTGGATACTCCTGTAAATAGGACTTTATATAGTATAATAAAAGTTATTGAAAAGAAAGATAATTAA